In the genome of Triticum urartu cultivar G1812 chromosome 5, Tu2.1, whole genome shotgun sequence, one region contains:
- the LOC125556062 gene encoding probable inactive receptor kinase At2g26730, whose protein sequence is MGRIPAVAAAVIVALLVCCSCGVRGKEDDDVLDSLVDFLTKLAGGDQKTAGDFGWDASTDPCDGTGGRNGSDSKWGGTVKCFENGASNAGLIKVIDLQSLGLSGTIDAELLCAAPALRVVSLQNNTLRGGLPAGVSACSGLTHLYVDRNQLSGALPSSLGNLRKLHVLDVSRNDFSGEIPAGLSAVRGLIRFNANDNHLQGTIPDFDLDKFETFNVSNNNLTGPIPKKTGRFRDDSYAANAAGMCGEPVFSPCPSGESKSKKTRRILMYLGYVLLGAVIVAFVVYKLCSRKRNKLGKKAMVGKDMFDSSNPTTTTTSKSASAYSLPASAERSPARKGAASTSLVVLRRSGTASVTSTAAAAAAKDLRFEDLLKSPAELLGRGRYGSSYKVAVPGGAALAVKRVKDASVSDDEFRRRMERVARARHPAVLPPLAFYCAAQEKLVVYEFQSNGSLHRLLHGSIESSQAPLDWPARLHIATKVADGMAFLHAAMRGDGASSYASSTSSSIDSAAAAEGAIAHGALKSTNILFTAGMEPCISEYGVVAPPLAAAVGSSRSSGLRADVRAFGVLLLELLTGKATAAQGDGAELARWVTSVIQEEWTAEVFDRALLSRDGVSEQRMVRLLQVAMRCIDASPGEVPPTMREVAGMINAIREEDDRSVSMEA, encoded by the exons ATGGGGAGGATTCCTGCCGTGGCTGCTGCCGTCATAGTGGCCTTACTGGTGTGCTGCTCGTGTGGGGTTCGAGGTAAGGAGGACGACGATGTGCTGGACTCCCTCGTCGATTTCCTGACCAAGCTCGCCGGTGGCGACCAGAAGACGGCGGGCGACTTCGGCTGGGACGCGTCGACCGACCCCTGCGACGGCACCGGCGGCCGCAACGGCAGCGACTCGAAGTGGGGAGGGACCGTCAAGTGCTTCGAGAACGGCGCGAGCAACGCCGGCCTGATCAAGGTTATCGATCTCCAGTCCCTGGGTCTCAGCGGCACCATCGACGCGGAGTTGCTCTGCGCCGCGCCGGCGCTCCGCGTGGTGAGCCTGCAGAACAACACGCTGCGCGGCGGCCTCCCCGCGGGCGTCTCGGCCTGCTCGGGCCTCACCCACCTCTACGTCGACCGCAACCAGCTCTCCGGCGCCCTGCCGAGCTCCCTTGGCAACCTCAGGAAGCTCCACGTGCTCGACGTCTCCAGGAACGACTTCTCCGGCGAGATCCCCGCCGGCCTCAGCGCCGTCCGCGGCCTCATAAGGTTCAACGCCAACGACAACCACCTCCAAGGCACCATTCCTGATTTCGATCTCGACAAGTTCGAGACCTTCAACGTGTCCAACAACAACCTCACCGGACCTATCCCCAAGAAGACCGGACGCTTCCGCGACGACAGCTACGCGGCCAACGCCGCCGGCATGTGCGGAGAGCCCGTGTTCTCCCCGTGTCCCTCCGGGGAGAGCAAATCAAAGAAGACGCGAAGGATCCTCATGTACCTCGGGTACGTCCTCCTCGGCGCCGTCATCGTGGCATTCGTCGTGTACAAGCTCTGCTCCAGGAAGAGGAACAAGCTGGGAAAGAAGGCCATGGTTGGCAAGGACATGTTCGACAGCAGCAAcccgacgacgacgacgacaagcAAGTCGGCGTCGGCCTACTCGCTGCCGGCTTCGGCGGAGCGGAGCCCGGCGCGCAAGGGCGCGGCGTCGACGTCGCTGGTGGTGCTGCGGCGTTCGGGCACGGCCTCGGTCACGTCGacggcggcggccgcggcggccAAGGACCTGCGGTTCGAGGACCTGCTCAAGTCTCCCGCGGAGCTGCTGGGGCGCGGGCGGTACGGGAGCTCGTACAAGGTGGCGGTGCCCGGCGGGGCGGCGCTGGCGGTGAAGCGGGTGAAGGACGCGTCGGTGAGCGACGACGAGTTCCGGCGGCGGATGGAGCGGGTCGCGCGCGCGAGGCACCCGGCCGTCCTGCCGCCGCTTGCATTCTACTGCGCCGCGCAGGAGAAGCTGGTGGTCTACGAGTTCCAGAGCAACGgcagcctccacaggctactcCACG GCTCTATAGAGAGCAGCCAGGCCCCCCTTGACTGGCCGGCGCGCCTTCACATTGCTACAAAGGTGGCCGACGGCATGGCCTTCTTACACGCCGCCATGCGCGGCGACGGCGCGAGCTCCTACGCCtcctccacgtcctcctccatcgactctgcggcggcggcggaaggcGCCATCGCCCACGGTGCCCTCAAGTCCACCAACATCCTCTTCACGGCCGGCATGGAGCCCTGCATCAGCGAGTACGGCGTCGTCGCGCCGCCGCTGGCCGCCGCCGTCGGCAGCAGCCGGAGCTCCGGCCTCCGCGCGGACGTGCGCGCCTTCGGCGTGCTTCTGCTGGAGCTGCTCACGGGGAAGGCCACGGCGGCGCAGGGCGACGGCGCGGAGCTGGCGCGCTGGGTGACCTCGGTGATCCAGGAGGAGTGGACCGCCGAGGTGTTCGACCGCGCGCTGCTCTCCCGCGACGGCGTCAGCGAGCAGCGGATGGTGCGGCTGCTGCAGGTCGCCATGAGGTGCATCGACGCCTCGCCCGGCGAGGTGCCGCCGACCATGAGGGAGGTCGCCGGGATGATCAATGCCATTCGCGAGGAGGACGACAGGTCTGTGTCCATGGAAGCGTGA